DNA sequence from the Conger conger chromosome 18, fConCon1.1, whole genome shotgun sequence genome:
CCTTTTATACACATTTTGGTATCATTTATAACAGACCGAATTGTATATAGTTTTTGTtgagaataataaaaacactgtttCAAACCTTCCTGACTAATGTTCAGTATGGAgaaagtgaacatatttattccAGCAGAGACAGGTACGCTTTCCATTACTGCCCTTAAAGACCAATTTAGTGTGGGTGTCTGTATGCTGTTAGGTGACAAATGTTATGTAGTATACACtatctaaacatgattttaaataatgaaaactgtGTCTGAAGACACCCTGGAATCTGGTTATCATTTAAGGGCAATTTCGCATTTGCTTTCCCCGGCATTCCACAAATGATGGCATACGCATGCGTTTTCAATGTCGTACCCATCTGCAATACAATCATGTGACCACAATAGCCTTAGTACATGTAGTAAGCAAAAGAGATGCATTCATGCTCATTTGCTAAATGTATTCTGAAGAGCAATATGCTTCTTTCACTAAAAGCCTGGAAATGATATGGCATCTAGTGGTCAAATGTGGTAATGCTAAGAATGTTGAGAAAAGCTTGAATATCTGAGGCACAGAAAAATCGCAGTAAgctttgtccaaaacattttcTAACACTTGAATgactacaatttaaaaaataaaaacacttaacATTTAACACTAAGTGTTACTAATATTTAAACTTGATTAACACTGTCTTATTCTTAATATTAACCTACAAGAAAGGTGGTAAGGAATGCTTACATTTTTAAGACCACTGCTAAATTAAGAACAAACAACCATACATGAAAGATGTTCTTCATCTTTATTAACAACAGTCATTTCAAAAGCTATGATCATCGCTGACGAAAATCCAATTTCTGATTCAGTACaatcaaatgtaaaatacaaccaaagccaaaaatgtaattattttcagcATTGGTTACTCAAATTAACAAATTAGCATTATCTGTCTAATTtactgaatttaattgaatttggcACAAAAATACCCTGATCAGCTGATATGgcattaaacaaaaaatatggaCCAGATACCTTTAGTAACCATTTGTGATAAGAATGAAAAGCAAGCAGATTTATATCTGGCAAACAGACCATATACCTtgccaaaagaaaaagaacaactTTGGGAGAGATACTCTCCTTTCTATAGGCCATAATCATAGTCAGGTTTGCCGTCTTGATATGTTTTGTAGAATCCCTTGAATGTCTCAGTGTTCAACATGGAGGCCTTGACTGATGGATCCTCCAGCATGCACTCTGTCCAGTTCTTCAGTTCTGGCGTTCCATCCATGAGGCTGAAAAACAGTGAAATTGTTCCTTTCCATTAGAGGAATATACATAAAAACATCAGATTACATTAAGTGGAACTGAAACCTAGTGACTATTTGTTTGCCTTTGAGAAGAACATACATAAGCATAACTGATCCGACACAGTTACAACAGTAAGATGTTCAACAGGTGGTTACTAAGACATGGATTTTGGACTTCCATTTTTCTCTGTTTAGCAACTCACTGTAGCAAAAATCTTTTCTAAACTGTTCTGCACAAAGGAATTTCTACCCTTCACACTTTAGCACTGATACCTACTGTTTTAATCCAATGCCCTCAATTCTTTCAAACCAGGGCCAAATCATGTAATCAACCATGGTAATTGAATCTCCCCCAAAGTACTTCTTCCCAGCAAGGTTCTGTGACAAAAGAAGAAAGTCATCAAAGGCAACTACAAAACAAATTGACTACATGAATTCTGATATAAAATAATACTGGGAAATAAGTATAATGCTacagaagtttaaaaaaagaaaaaaaaacagcttcatTTTAGCTGAAGTATCAAATATCTTTTTCTTGCCCCATTCAGTTTAATGAGCTTTTCCTTCAACTCTTCTTCCAGTTTTGAAGTATCTTCGTCATCCCTTCTCATCATAGGAATCTTGTAAAAGTAAGGGGCGAtctttggggaaaaataaaaacttttacaaACAGTGCACAAACATACAGCATAAAATGTGTAACTTTAAAGTAGCTAAAATTCATTTTGCAGTTTTGGTGGATTTGGAAATATCTGTGGTTACTGGCGGTCAAAAAATTTGTTCACACTTTAGACACCAGAGTTCCCTTCGAAACAAGGCCATTACTGGGAGAACATTGGGTGCTTGTTTTTCTTAGAAGACAATCCAGTGGTAGTGTATTTTGGAGAAAGACGACTGTCCAGAGAATCAACAATGTTGTCTTACACAGCAAAcctaattaaaaacattattttttggaTTTTACAATTCCTGTGTGTGCATCATCATATTTGAATACTTAGCAAGATTGTtacacccaacaccaccagtGGAAAATAGCATGAGAAACACATTGAAACCGTATTGCTACAAAGATGCCAGCGTGAAAACGTATCACATATGACATTTtctaaaatgagaaaattaagGATTCCCACTTTAATATGGTTTTATACTTTTGGAATGCTTAATTGTATAGCAAGCCTATGCCACTCCTGCAACCACCTCCACCAATGCAGCAGACAGTGCCAACACTCCTTTTTGCTAATGGCAAATTATGCACTAAAAACTAGATCTTTAGTTGAACCTGCACCATTGGATTTCCATGGTAAGGCGTCATATATCAAGCCTGCTGTAAAAGTAGACAAGACAAGTTACAGCCTGTCACATTAGCCACAGGTGTCAGGTCCTCTGAGCGTGAGACCTGGATTGTGTTTGAAGTATATACTGTAATCTCTACGAAGCACACTGTctattgttttgtgtgtatgttttattatgCATAGTCTGCAAAAAATATCCTCAATAGTATTTTCCACTCAGACTGTGGAAGTGTCACAAGGTGTTCTGGCCATGCTCACTTGTTGTTATTGAAGGAAAATGTCAAGAAAGCTCTAAAAGTGAAGCCACATGAAATATTTATGGGACATAAATGATTGTTTATATCCTGGAAAGTACGCACACAAATATACTCACTCAGCGATATAAATAAGTACTATatcctcctgggattttaattcACTATATTTAGAGAAAACGTTTCCAACTTAAACTCTCATTCACTGTACACTATACCCAATAGTAGGCAAGTGAATCGGACATGGCCCAGATTTGAAGCATTGAGAGTTCAAGAGGTCCAAAAGGAAGTAGGTAAACAGAGGTTGTGTGTTAGATTTGGAAGTGAGAGAGGCTCTTGACCCAGACTGTACCTTGGAGAAATGCTCCAGCAGCATCTTCTGTTGAGCCTTCTCAAAAGGGTCTGCTGGAAGCAGCTTCTTCTCTGGGTAAACCTCATCCAGGTAGTCGCACGTGATTGGTGATTCATAGATCACCTGACCACCTGGCATCTCCAGCACTGGCACCAGGCCAAGTGGGTTCTTCATCAGGAACCAATCAGGTTTGTCCATCAAATTAATGTTGAAGGTGTCATGTCTGAAATATGGAAAAGCGTAAAGAAGCTGCCCGTTTCTATGAAATTCATATTTGTCACAGTTAGAAGTACACTCTAAAGAAAACAATATATATTGTAGGAGGAAATTGAATAGAGTTCAACATTATAAGACCTACAAGGAATTATGTGAATCCCTCCATACATTCCTGTGTCTATATTGGCTTACTTGATACCCTTGGCATGAAGGACAAGACGTGCTCTCTCTGCAAAAGGACAGAATCTCATGCTGTAAAGCCGGATCTTCCCCTTGGGCACTGGACCTGGAGCGGAACTTCCTGGCAAGTGAAGGAAACGGTGTTTGAATCACATGGAACAACCAGTCTTGAAGGTTTAGGTttaataggtaagatttttgtcttaaaacattattacaagaccattgtaaatcccttcctatcattgaaaaaggctcactgacatgttgactcaccctctgcatgtgtttacagtccttaaatttgagtttcaaaatatgcagttgacgggccagcactctgtgccaaaacattgtatagctgtacaataattcaagctcattggttgaaaattgccacagccaatgacatttcaacgtcagcgtgttcacagagaaggggtgggataaacagtgttgtggttatgagtgtgtttgttgctgcaattcctctctggACCGTTAGATGCCACTGTTCCTCTTTGTTCATGTAAGTAATACAGTACGTTTGTTGTCACTATTTTAGACACCGCTCCCCATGGAGCACCATTACAGGAAAAACCTGGAAAACTTGATCGCAGAAAAGACAACTTGTCTAGAACAGTGTTTAGGCCCGGTAATAACTCATTCTCATATTCCCAATATGACACTGATAAGGGGTGATTGGATGAAAATAGTAACTCAAAAGATGGTATGAAGCAATACCAAGATATCAAATTACATATAATCCAGCAATAGCCTACTTGCTGAACATAGGCTACACCAGATGCTGAACATGCCTGGAATGGCATATACTACACTGACCAACAAAGGCTACCGGTAGACAGATTTGCAGAGTCTGCTAATAGGCGACTTGTGTGCACTGGGTGGTGGTTTTGTACTCATTTTAAGAAATCCAGTTGCTCATTTGGAAATATAAGCTTTATTTCAACCCCCAGCCCTGGACCCCAACCACTTGTTTGGGCTTGTTTAAATCCATCTAATTCTACctcctttaatttcattttttgaagATTAAATAGACTTTTTTAGATTTGGCTGTTCTAGTCAGTTGCACCTGTGGCTTCCCTCTTGAGTTTTTCCCCTATACAGGTCACTGACCTTACCTCAATATAGCCTACAGATCCAGAATTGTAACTTTTTGTGGATTACTCTATTTTAGAGCAGTGTTCAACTTCAGAGATACTATCGTGGGTGCTGATTAGGAGGGTATCAGAGGTGGAGAAAATAtgcatgaaaaacattttaagagaACACTCTATGGGATTTCATCATGTATAAATGATGCAAGGAAAAAGATGATAAAAGTTAGAAACATCTTGCCTctcacatttctttttaaatttatcACGTAACAAATCAAATACATGAGGTGTTTGACAAGGAAGATATAGCTCATGAAAAATGCTATTAAGTTAATGTAGGCATAAATTGATCCCCCAAAAATTGGGTGTTAGTAGTATGCCACCATCCTCAACTTTGGATATGTTCAAGATCACCTTTcatgaaatacatatttgaatcTACTATGTTCGATAACATTCATGTCTGTGGTAAAAAATTAATTGTAGCTCGTTtttggagttgaaaatgaacTTTCTGACTATGTAATAGGTGATTAAATGCATTTACTTTCCTTATGTATTGGGGCTTTTCAGGGGGAAAAGTTACCCCTTATGGGACAACGTTATTTCTAAATGACAATTACCTAAAAAAAGAATTCTACCTTGTAGAATAAATGTTAGGGTCaaacagaagtaaaaaaaacacacagtgatTTTTTAAGTGCTATTTGATCATGCGTACCATAAAGGGTTAAACATTAACTAGACCAAGAAGCTTGCTGGTGGTAATTACCATCCCCTGGAATTCCAAATGGTGGCCCTGCCCCACCCATTGTGACCTCTTTGGACCGCTGTTATAGATATATCATAAAATTTATTTTGAGGCCAAGTttctaaaaaagcctttgtcatataaaacataatttataatCCCAAGAGCAATTGCACTCTTTGCAATATGGTATCTTCAATAGGCTACACACGTAGGCTAAATCGTAATTTTGTAACACAGTTCTGACTAACATAAAATGCGATGAACCTAACACAAATGTAGTAAGACAAAGCGTGTTGAACATTTACTTTTTCGGGAATTTATGGTTCATAGCCTACAATAGGGGGCGTGACTGTCTTCATTCCCAGAGAGTAAGCATGCTCAGGATGACTTTGCAGAACCTTATTGATAACAGATGATTCATATGCACAACATGTCAAGAGAAGGACAATACGTTGCGTGTTAGTTTCAACAACGTCAGTTTTAAGTCACAAATAAATAGTATATTTCTAACACAAAAGTAACATTGAAAATGTGATGAAGGTAAGTTACACTAACGTATGGATATTATCCTTTTTTAGAGTGAATGCAAGAAACACAAAACGcagtttcattattttaacttaattattattatttttttacgttctttcattttttatatcatGCGATGCCACTAACACGACAGTTTGGAtttaaccaaataaataaatacaacgtATTCTATCTTGAAAATATCCTGCCTACAGTACAGTCGCTACACAGCAGCTTCCTCCACAATGGCTAAAGTGCTGCAGATTAAATCATTAGACGAGAGATGTGAATATGGACTTTCTTGAACTCATATGGCTGTAACTGATCGGCCTACAGCAAATTTCGTGAAATGTATTACCTTTCGCGAGACACCTTTCCGATGAAGCCATTGTATTTCAACGCGTGTGTAGTTTCTAATACTTAGCAATCTATCCACGTCGACATAAAAGAAAAGTATCGTATTTCACAGCTCTGTGGtcagcatgcacagacacaccataTCAATGCGCTACTAAATCGAAAATGATGGCGACACACTAGCTTCAGTTGGTTAGGTGCTCACTTCCTCCTTTCCTTGAGAATCGGATCACGTGATAATCAATGCGTAGGCTATATTTTATCATGCTGTTTATATTTAGGCTACCAATTAAAAACACTTGGTGACAATATTTACAATGGGGTCcgtaacatttgggacaaatactttttttcttcatgatttgtaatcaaacaatgcaaaaatgtatttttatatattttggtttcaacattacagcactttttattcaCCGTAATGTTtgtaagagagctttcagcatTCAGCTAGTCTTGATTCTTAAATAAAAGATTGTTTTGAGAATGTGCATGTTAActgcatgtgaattgtttgatgaaatgaaagaaatcgGAACTAAGCTtgtggagtatagagccaactgaagaaaatatgttatcccaaatattatggcgCTCACTGTATTGTCACTTAACTTATTATATCGATTGTGTAAGGACACTTGGAAGCCCAGGGGGCGCTCAAGAAAGCTCATTATTTAAGTTAATTATTAAAGATATCAAGTGTAACACCCACAATCCTAGGATTTATGTTATTCAGATTTCAGACAACGCTCTCTCCTATTGGGAGGAAGACGGCACTTGACAGCAGCACCACTCCCACCTGCACAcaattatcaaataaattaCCTTATTAGTTGGATTAGCCTTTACCAAAATGTACAACTCAAACAGATTAAAATTAAGATATGTATTATGTTACAAGTATTCAAAGTCTAATCTAAATATGGAGGTTCAACTACTTTCCTTAACGCACAATGAATGTTACAGTCATAGAGAAGTTACAGTCGTAAacgaaattaatgaaataatatacCAAACCGCAGCTTGTCTCTCCCAAAGTAATCAAATGAATACGCCAAGACCAAAACtacaaaaaccaacagacagCAGACCAAAAGACCAAAAAGACCTGCGATGAAATGTAGAAGGTATAATTTGAACATGGTTAAAAAACCTTTCTGTCACACTTTATAAACTCTGTAAAGGTGTTGAATAATATAAAAGTGCTTTAATGTTTTTGGGATCAGTGTTTAACCAAAAATTTGTTAACACAAGTTGAATCAAAATATCTTGACTCTCGAGTTAAAAACTTTACGTTGAGTTCTGATCGTCTCTGACACACCCATCGACATGCTGGCGAGTTAATGTTTTGATCACGTGAATCAATACGTACAGCGTTATATAActgacatatatatattttgtcttgcaatttttatttaccaaacaaaatgtccacacatgaaaacaatatttatattagtggtaataacaatataaaccagacaagaaacaactTAATAGTGCTTATGAGGACACTTGGTCCTGTCTTGCACGGTGCGTGCTGTGTGACTTGAGTAGGCGTGTCAATGTGGGTATCGGCCAATCATATTCATCTGTTTTCGGGGTGGGTTCATTCAGAATGTTATGGTTGCCAGGGTAACATAATGAAACGGTTTTGTGTGTAACTTGGCTGATCATGCCAAAGTCGTGTGTGTCAAGCTGTTTATAAACTGAATTTAAAACTGTTTTACACAAATGGATGTTTTGGGTACGCTGGAAGTCAGGTATGATATAAAATATTTGGAGCCATAAGTATTTTATATGCGTTGTGCTATAGTCTGTACTTTATAAGTAATGTTACGATATGCTGAACGATATGTCGTATTGATgtagtgttagctagctagctaaccttaCTAGCTAAAAGACTGAGCTGTTTAAGTTGAGTCATTTGACAGTTCACTTTCAAATGGACAAATACATGGTTGCATAAAAAAACATCAAGGATAGCACAaaaaaaagcaagccatttccattgtggtccttgTTGTTAGGTAGTTAGATGCCAtgaagaagtgtgtgtgtgtgtgtgtgtg
Encoded proteins:
- the LOC133118209 gene encoding glutathione S-transferase omega-1-like codes for the protein MASSERCLAKGSSAPGPVPKGKIRLYSMRFCPFAERARLVLHAKGIKHDTFNINLMDKPDWFLMKNPLGLVPVLEMPGGQVIYESPITCDYLDEVYPEKKLLPADPFEKAQQKMLLEHFSKIAPYFYKIPMMRRDDEDTSKLEEELKEKLIKLNGNLAGKKYFGGDSITMVDYMIWPWFERIEGIGLKHLMDGTPELKNWTECMLEDPSVKASMLNTETFKGFYKTYQDGKPDYDYGL